One Serinicoccus chungangensis genomic window carries:
- a CDS encoding acyltransferase family protein: MSRLGGRVVPPGYRADIQGLRALAVLLVLLYHAGVPWLPGGFAGVDVFFVISGYVITGLLVSELLRSGTVDLRRFWSRRARRLLPASALVLVTTALLTLTLLPQVRWRETGWDIVTSGLYVVNWRLADRSVDYLAEDSVDSPVQQYWSLAVEEQFYLLWPLLLLLAAWVARRRGRGPVPLTAVLLAVAVVLPSFGWAVHLSTASPPEAYFVTSTRLWQLGVGALVALGSAWWSRVPVPLATALAWGGPAVVLAGAVLTDAQTPWPGWAALVPTLGTAAALVGGVRASESSGPVRVHRAALLQWTGALSYSLYLWHWPLLVVAEARWGQLSVWAGLGVVLLSVVPATLGYLLVEQPVRHARGRWARPAAGLAVGALCTVLAAGAGWQLVREVDRQVRANEAAAADADGAAALAGDRGDGPPVLAGDGRRAGERLGGLAGASGGDLGDGAGGDGAETDAGGAGGREAPSGTEGAPSPDLDGLDLAPSSITPDPLEATRDLPALYRQDCDATGEEVLRCAFGDPEGDLHVAVVGDSKIAQWTGALDELGEQRGWRVDVYYRSACPWSATPVEFEEGAQAQACLDWGARVARRLVAEPPDVVLTSSVKSQGLDEDGEPSGPALAAGMAQRWREVTAAGVPVVAVADTPQPGDLQVYACVADHRDDLDRCSFEANEGSGTGPLLRAVEEVPGSTFVTMNDWVCPGEDRCPPVVGGVLVYRQGSHITDTYARSLADVLGDRLEAAFDRLGVTAGADAAPTGR, encoded by the coding sequence GTGAGCAGGCTCGGTGGTCGTGTGGTCCCGCCGGGCTACCGGGCCGACATCCAGGGGCTGCGCGCCCTCGCCGTGCTCCTCGTCCTGCTCTACCACGCCGGGGTGCCCTGGCTCCCCGGCGGTTTCGCCGGGGTGGACGTCTTCTTCGTCATCTCCGGCTACGTCATCACCGGGCTGCTCGTGTCCGAGCTGCTGCGCAGCGGGACGGTGGACCTGCGGCGGTTCTGGTCGCGCCGGGCCCGGCGCCTGCTCCCGGCCTCGGCCCTCGTCCTGGTCACCACGGCGCTGCTCACCCTCACCCTGCTCCCGCAGGTGCGCTGGCGCGAGACCGGGTGGGACATCGTCACCTCCGGGCTCTACGTCGTGAACTGGCGGCTGGCGGACCGTTCCGTGGACTACCTGGCCGAGGACTCGGTCGACTCCCCGGTCCAGCAGTACTGGTCGCTCGCGGTGGAGGAGCAGTTCTACCTCCTGTGGCCGCTGCTGCTCCTCCTCGCCGCCTGGGTCGCGCGCCGGCGCGGCCGCGGCCCGGTCCCGCTCACCGCGGTCCTGCTGGCCGTGGCCGTGGTCCTGCCGTCCTTCGGCTGGGCGGTGCACCTGAGCACCGCCAGCCCCCCGGAGGCCTACTTCGTCACCTCCACCCGGCTCTGGCAGCTCGGGGTCGGGGCGCTGGTGGCGCTGGGGAGCGCCTGGTGGTCGCGCGTCCCCGTCCCACTCGCGACGGCGCTGGCGTGGGGCGGCCCGGCCGTGGTCCTGGCGGGGGCCGTGCTCACCGACGCACAGACCCCCTGGCCCGGGTGGGCGGCGCTGGTCCCGACCCTCGGCACGGCGGCCGCGCTGGTCGGCGGGGTGCGGGCGTCGGAGTCGTCCGGGCCGGTGCGGGTCCACCGCGCGGCCCTGCTGCAGTGGACGGGGGCGTTGTCCTACTCGCTGTACCTCTGGCACTGGCCGCTGCTGGTCGTGGCGGAGGCAAGGTGGGGGCAGCTGTCGGTCTGGGCGGGCCTGGGGGTGGTGCTGCTGAGCGTGGTGCCGGCCACTCTGGGGTACCTGCTGGTCGAGCAGCCGGTGCGCCACGCCCGCGGCCGCTGGGCGCGTCCGGCGGCCGGGCTGGCCGTGGGGGCGCTGTGCACGGTCCTGGCGGCGGGCGCGGGCTGGCAGCTGGTGCGCGAGGTCGACCGTCAGGTCCGCGCCAACGAGGCGGCCGCCGCCGACGCCGACGGCGCGGCCGCCCTGGCGGGTGACCGCGGCGACGGTCCCCCGGTGCTGGCCGGCGACGGCCGCCGCGCCGGGGAGCGGCTCGGGGGCCTGGCGGGAGCCTCGGGGGGCGACCTCGGGGACGGTGCGGGCGGCGACGGTGCGGAGACGGACGCGGGTGGGGCGGGGGGCCGCGAGGCGCCGTCCGGCACCGAGGGAGCACCCTCGCCCGACCTCGACGGCCTCGACCTCGCACCCTCCTCCATCACCCCGGACCCGCTGGAGGCGACGCGTGACCTGCCGGCGCTCTACCGGCAGGACTGTGACGCGACCGGCGAGGAGGTGCTGCGCTGCGCCTTCGGGGACCCGGAGGGCGACCTGCACGTCGCCGTGGTCGGCGACTCCAAGATCGCCCAGTGGACGGGGGCGCTGGACGAGCTCGGCGAGCAGCGGGGGTGGCGGGTCGACGTCTACTACCGGTCGGCCTGCCCCTGGAGCGCCACCCCGGTCGAGTTCGAGGAGGGGGCGCAGGCGCAGGCCTGCCTCGACTGGGGGGCGAGGGTGGCGCGGCGCCTGGTGGCGGAGCCCCCGGACGTCGTGCTGACCTCCTCGGTGAAGTCGCAGGGCCTCGACGAGGACGGCGAGCCGTCCGGTCCGGCGCTCGCCGCGGGGATGGCGCAGCGCTGGCGCGAGGTGACGGCCGCCGGTGTCCCGGTGGTCGCGGTGGCGGACACGCCGCAGCCGGGGGACCTGCAGGTCTACGCCTGCGTCGCCGACCACCGTGACGACCTGGACCGCTGCAGCTTCGAGGCCAACGAGGGCAGCGGCACCGGGCCGCTGCTGCGCGCGGTGGAGGAGGTCCCCGGCTCGACCTTCGTCACCATGAACGACTGGGTCTGCCCCGGCGAGGACCGGTGCCCGCCGGTGGTCGGCGGGGTGCTCGTCTACCGCCAGGGGAGCCACATCACCGACACGTATGCCCGGTCGCTCGCCGACGTGCTGGGCGACCGGCTGGAGGCGGCCTTCGACCGGCTCGGCGTCACCGCGGGAGCGGACGCGGCCCCCACGGGCCGCTAG
- a CDS encoding acyl-CoA dehydrogenase family protein → MPDPQPDLLDLDSLLDDDERAVRDSVAAACAEHVVPHVAGWFEAGHVEHGLVRELAREFGRLGLLGMHLEGYGCAGMSAVDYGLACTELEAVDSGVRSLVSVQGSLAMHAIHAYGSEEQRQGWLPGMASGETIGCFGLTEPDHGSDPGSMTTRARRDGTDWVLDGAKTWITNAPLADVAVVWARTEDGIRGFVVPTSTTGVSTPTIERKMSLRASVTGEVVLEGVRLPQDAVLPGVRGLKGPLSCLSEARYGIVWGSMGAARSALTTALAYAATREQFDRPISAFQLTQAKLARMHQSWATGMLLALHLGRLKDRSGLRPEQVSVGKLNNVGAALEVCRTARTILGANGVSGDYPLMRHMANLESVLTYEGTEEMHTLVVGQALTGQQAYR, encoded by the coding sequence ATGCCCGACCCCCAGCCGGACCTGCTCGACCTCGACTCCCTGCTCGACGACGACGAACGCGCCGTGCGCGACTCGGTCGCCGCGGCGTGCGCCGAGCACGTGGTCCCGCACGTCGCCGGGTGGTTCGAGGCCGGCCACGTGGAGCACGGGCTCGTGCGCGAGCTGGCGCGGGAGTTCGGCCGGCTGGGGCTGCTGGGGATGCACCTGGAGGGCTACGGGTGCGCGGGCATGAGCGCGGTCGACTACGGCCTGGCCTGCACCGAGCTGGAGGCCGTCGACTCCGGCGTCCGCTCCCTGGTGTCCGTCCAGGGGTCCCTGGCCATGCACGCCATCCACGCCTACGGCAGCGAGGAGCAGCGGCAGGGCTGGCTGCCCGGGATGGCCTCCGGGGAGACCATCGGCTGCTTCGGGCTCACCGAGCCCGACCACGGCTCGGACCCGGGCTCGATGACCACCCGGGCGCGGCGGGACGGCACCGACTGGGTCCTCGACGGGGCGAAGACCTGGATCACCAACGCCCCCCTCGCCGACGTGGCGGTGGTGTGGGCCCGCACCGAGGACGGCATCCGCGGCTTCGTCGTGCCCACCTCCACCACGGGGGTCTCCACCCCGACCATCGAGCGGAAGATGTCGCTGCGGGCCTCGGTGACCGGCGAGGTGGTGCTCGAGGGGGTGCGGCTGCCGCAGGACGCGGTGCTGCCCGGCGTCCGCGGGCTCAAGGGGCCGCTGTCCTGCCTGTCGGAGGCGCGGTACGGCATCGTCTGGGGGTCCATGGGGGCGGCCCGCTCGGCCCTGACCACGGCGTTGGCGTATGCCGCCACCCGCGAGCAGTTCGACCGTCCGATCAGCGCCTTCCAGCTCACCCAGGCCAAGCTGGCCCGCATGCACCAGTCCTGGGCCACCGGCATGCTGCTCGCGCTGCACCTGGGCCGGCTCAAGGACCGCTCCGGCCTGCGCCCCGAGCAGGTGAGCGTCGGCAAGCTCAACAACGTCGGCGCGGCGCTGGAGGTCTGCCGCACCGCCCGCACCATCCTCGGGGCCAACGGCGTCTCCGGGGACTACCCGCTCATGCGCCACATGGCCAACCTCGAGTCCGTCCTCACCTACGAGGGCACCGAGGAGATGCACACCCTCGTCGTCGGCCAGGCCCTCACCGGCCAGCAGGCCTACCGGTAG
- a CDS encoding xanthine dehydrogenase family protein molybdopterin-binding subunit, translating to MTDLQRGTSILGTEVRRVEDPDLLRGRGTFVGDLDLDDPDILHAVFVRSPVAHARLAGIDTSEAASAPGVVGVFTADDLGTDPVPPFAQIHDRVARTALATGRVRFVGDPVALVVARSRVAAVDAADLVDVDYEELDAVVDLEEAVSEQAPRQFPELGSNLVLAVKDPDGEQDVLAGAHRVARLRMENNRMATSPIEGHGILVRPALTGGADGEGSPEVGGLDVVLGTQHPHLAQRLLVRWTGLPRDAVRVRAPHVGGAFGGKAGIIPEHAAVVRASCRLGRPVRWVETRSETMLSMTSRGQVQYVEVGLDEDGRITGMRARLVGDCGAYAGFGGSFASGSTRTMSEGSYVIPRLRYDAVSVMTNTAPTGAFRGAGRPEAAAMVERAMDHAARESGLAPEEFRRRNFVAVGDFPHTTKFGARYDTGDYATALERALEVAGVEELRREQRRRRETGSPWQLGVGIASYVEITGFGGTEYAGIRVDRDGSLTVMAGTSAHGQGHATAFSMLVADQLGLPLDRVSYVQSDTARVRSGGGTGGARSLQLGGSAVLEAAVELREQATGLAAELLEVAEADVELVDGSFGVRGVPGATLTWDAVAEQAHERGEGLGVDHDFSQDGATFPFGTHVSVVEVDVETGAVRLLRHVAVDDCGTVVNPLLVRGQQHGGCVQGIAQALFEEFRYDELGNPVTGTFADYTLPTAADLVQLEASLTQTPTDRNPLGAKGIGEAATVGSTPAVQNAVVDALAHLGVRHVDLPCTPERVYRAVQDAARGEHDPWREPPALFDDLPDLDAVDDVEV from the coding sequence ATGACCGATCTTCAGCGCGGGACGTCCATCCTCGGCACCGAGGTGCGCCGGGTGGAGGACCCCGACCTCCTGCGCGGGCGGGGCACCTTCGTCGGCGACCTCGACCTCGACGACCCGGACATCCTGCACGCCGTGTTCGTGCGCAGCCCGGTGGCGCACGCGCGCCTGGCCGGGATCGACACCTCCGAGGCCGCGTCGGCCCCCGGGGTGGTGGGGGTCTTCACCGCCGACGACCTCGGCACGGACCCCGTCCCGCCGTTCGCGCAGATCCACGACCGGGTGGCGCGGACCGCCCTGGCCACCGGCCGGGTGCGCTTCGTGGGGGACCCGGTCGCCCTCGTCGTGGCGCGCAGCCGGGTGGCGGCCGTCGACGCGGCCGACCTCGTCGACGTCGACTACGAGGAGCTGGACGCGGTGGTCGACCTCGAGGAGGCCGTGTCCGAGCAGGCACCCCGGCAGTTCCCCGAGCTCGGCAGCAACCTCGTGCTCGCCGTCAAGGACCCGGACGGCGAGCAGGACGTCCTCGCCGGCGCCCACCGGGTGGCGCGGCTGCGCATGGAGAACAACCGGATGGCGACCAGCCCGATCGAGGGCCACGGCATCCTCGTCCGGCCCGCCCTGACCGGTGGCGCAGACGGCGAGGGGTCCCCGGAGGTCGGCGGTCTGGACGTCGTCCTGGGCACGCAGCACCCGCACCTGGCCCAGCGCCTGCTGGTGCGGTGGACCGGTCTGCCCCGGGACGCGGTCCGGGTGCGGGCCCCGCACGTCGGCGGCGCCTTCGGCGGCAAGGCCGGGATCATCCCGGAGCACGCGGCCGTGGTGCGCGCCAGCTGCCGCCTCGGACGACCGGTGCGGTGGGTGGAGACGCGCAGCGAGACGATGTTGTCGATGACCAGCCGCGGCCAGGTGCAGTACGTCGAGGTCGGGCTGGACGAGGACGGGCGGATCACCGGGATGCGCGCGCGGCTGGTGGGGGACTGCGGCGCCTACGCCGGCTTCGGCGGGTCCTTCGCCAGCGGCTCGACCCGGACGATGTCCGAGGGGTCCTACGTCATCCCGCGGCTGCGCTACGACGCGGTCTCGGTCATGACCAACACCGCCCCGACCGGGGCCTTCCGGGGGGCCGGCCGTCCGGAGGCCGCGGCGATGGTGGAGCGGGCGATGGACCACGCGGCGCGGGAGAGCGGGCTCGCCCCGGAGGAGTTCCGCCGTCGCAACTTCGTCGCGGTCGGCGACTTCCCGCACACCACCAAGTTCGGTGCCCGCTACGACACCGGTGACTACGCCACGGCCCTGGAGAGGGCCCTCGAGGTGGCGGGCGTCGAGGAGCTGCGGCGCGAGCAGCGGCGGCGGCGGGAGACGGGCAGCCCCTGGCAGCTGGGGGTGGGGATCGCGAGCTACGTCGAGATCACCGGGTTCGGCGGCACCGAGTATGCCGGCATCCGGGTGGACCGGGACGGCTCGCTCACCGTCATGGCCGGCACCTCGGCCCACGGTCAGGGTCACGCCACGGCCTTCTCCATGCTGGTGGCCGACCAGCTCGGGCTGCCGCTGGACCGCGTGAGCTACGTGCAGTCCGACACCGCCCGGGTCCGCTCCGGCGGCGGCACCGGCGGGGCGCGGTCGCTGCAGCTGGGCGGGAGCGCGGTGCTGGAGGCGGCCGTGGAGCTGCGCGAGCAGGCGACCGGCCTGGCCGCCGAGCTCCTGGAGGTCGCCGAGGCCGACGTCGAGCTCGTCGACGGCAGCTTCGGGGTGCGCGGGGTCCCCGGCGCCACGCTCACCTGGGACGCCGTCGCGGAGCAGGCGCACGAGCGCGGTGAGGGGCTCGGCGTCGACCACGACTTCTCGCAGGACGGGGCGACCTTCCCGTTCGGCACCCACGTCAGCGTCGTGGAGGTGGACGTGGAGACCGGTGCGGTGCGGCTGCTGCGCCACGTCGCGGTGGACGACTGCGGCACCGTCGTCAACCCGCTGCTCGTGCGCGGCCAGCAGCACGGCGGGTGCGTCCAGGGGATCGCGCAGGCGCTTTTCGAGGAGTTCCGCTACGACGAGCTCGGCAACCCGGTCACCGGCACCTTCGCCGACTACACGCTGCCCACGGCCGCCGACCTCGTGCAGCTCGAGGCGAGCCTCACCCAGACCCCCACCGACCGCAACCCGCTGGGGGCCAAGGGGATCGGCGAGGCGGCCACCGTGGGGTCGACCCCCGCGGTGCAGAACGCCGTCGTCGACGCGCTCGCCCACCTCGGGGTGCGGCACGTCGACCTGCCGTGCACCCCGGAGCGGGTCTACCGGGCGGTCCAGGACGCCGCCCGTGGCGAGCACGACCCCTGGCGCGAGCCGCCGGCCCTCTTCGACGACCTTCCCGACCTCGACGCCGTCGACGACGTCGAGGTCTGA
- a CDS encoding aldo/keto reductase, protein MRTPTFPGTDRTFLPINLGGNPFGWTSSAEASEAVLDAFLAAGGSFVDTADAYSAWAEGHEGGESERILGRWMAERGNRDEVLVATKVGKKPGREGLAHDSVMAALEESLERLQTDRIDLYYAHADDESVAIEDQVATFDEAVRSGKVGAVGLSNYSPARLREFMEAAAAQDAALPTAIQPRYSLVSRSGYENDLAPLVAEFDLAVFCYPALASGFLTGKYRTEEDFAGNARGGAARRYAEAGGLAVVDALVAVADRHGVAPASVALAWLLDRGVTAPIASASRPEQLEPLLAATRLELDEQDRAELDEASASF, encoded by the coding sequence ATGCGCACCCCCACCTTCCCCGGCACCGACCGCACCTTCCTGCCGATCAACCTCGGCGGCAACCCCTTCGGCTGGACCTCCTCCGCCGAGGCCAGCGAGGCGGTGCTGGACGCCTTCCTCGCCGCCGGCGGGTCCTTCGTCGACACCGCCGACGCCTACTCCGCCTGGGCCGAGGGCCACGAGGGCGGCGAGTCCGAGCGCATCCTGGGTCGGTGGATGGCCGAGCGCGGCAACCGGGACGAGGTCCTCGTCGCGACCAAGGTCGGGAAGAAGCCGGGCCGGGAGGGCCTGGCCCACGACTCCGTCATGGCCGCCCTGGAGGAGTCCCTGGAGCGGCTGCAGACCGACCGGATCGACCTCTACTACGCCCACGCCGACGACGAGTCGGTGGCCATCGAGGACCAGGTGGCGACCTTCGACGAGGCCGTGCGCAGCGGCAAGGTGGGGGCCGTCGGCCTGTCGAACTACTCCCCCGCCCGGCTGCGCGAGTTCATGGAGGCCGCCGCGGCGCAGGACGCCGCGCTCCCGACCGCGATCCAGCCCCGCTACAGCCTGGTCTCCCGATCGGGCTACGAGAACGACCTCGCGCCGCTCGTCGCGGAGTTCGACCTCGCCGTGTTCTGCTACCCCGCACTGGCCTCCGGCTTCCTCACCGGCAAGTACCGCACCGAGGAGGACTTCGCCGGCAACGCCCGCGGCGGCGCCGCCCGACGGTATGCCGAGGCCGGCGGCCTCGCGGTCGTGGACGCCCTGGTGGCGGTCGCGGACCGGCACGGTGTCGCCCCGGCGTCGGTGGCTCTGGCCTGGCTCCTGGACCGGGGCGTCACCGCCCCCATCGCCTCCGCCTCCCGCCCCGAGCAGCTGGAGCCGCTGCTGGCGGCCACCCGGCTCGAGCTCGACGAGCAGGACCGCGCCGAGCTGGACGAGGCCTCGGCGAGCTTCTGA
- a CDS encoding oxygenase MpaB family protein, giving the protein MSVKVRSSMIGRLQSALGSALRSRVAGDDAQQRASVIWDTPGERWFTPQDPVWRVHADASMFPGGVAALLLQMLHPMAMAGVAGHSGYKGDPWGRLQRTSTYLAATTFGTVEHALATIGHVRGIHERVRGKDAFGRPYRASDPHLLTWVHVAEAVSFLDGFQAFSGSPLTEEEADRYVAQAGVSARHLGVPAPPATVRELRETLAAYRPELEATEAAREAARFLLAEPPLPLASRPGYWAIAAGGVALLPPWARSELGLPTSPVLSRAVLSPLGRASTSTVRWAMAGVGRARQEAA; this is encoded by the coding sequence ATGTCGGTGAAGGTGAGGTCCTCGATGATCGGTCGGCTGCAGAGCGCCCTCGGGTCGGCCCTGCGCTCCCGCGTGGCCGGGGACGACGCGCAGCAGCGGGCGTCGGTGATCTGGGACACCCCGGGGGAGCGGTGGTTCACCCCGCAGGACCCGGTCTGGCGGGTGCACGCCGACGCCTCCATGTTCCCGGGTGGTGTCGCCGCGCTCCTCCTGCAGATGCTGCACCCCATGGCCATGGCGGGGGTCGCGGGACACTCCGGCTACAAGGGAGACCCGTGGGGACGGCTGCAGCGCACGAGCACCTACCTCGCGGCGACGACCTTCGGCACCGTCGAGCACGCCCTGGCCACGATCGGCCACGTCCGGGGGATCCACGAGCGGGTGCGCGGCAAGGACGCCTTCGGGCGGCCCTACCGTGCCTCGGACCCGCACCTGCTCACGTGGGTGCACGTCGCCGAGGCGGTCTCCTTCCTCGACGGCTTCCAGGCCTTCTCGGGATCCCCGCTGACCGAGGAGGAGGCCGACCGCTACGTCGCCCAGGCGGGCGTCTCCGCCCGGCACCTCGGGGTCCCGGCCCCGCCGGCGACGGTGCGCGAGCTGCGCGAGACCCTTGCGGCATACCGTCCCGAGCTGGAGGCGACCGAGGCGGCGCGGGAGGCGGCACGCTTCCTCCTCGCCGAGCCGCCGCTGCCGCTCGCCTCGCGCCCCGGCTACTGGGCCATCGCGGCGGGGGGCGTCGCCCTGCTGCCGCCGTGGGCGCGCTCCGAGCTGGGGCTGCCGACCTCACCCGTCCTGTCCCGCGCCGTGCTGTCGCCCCTGGGTCGGGCCAGCACCTCCACCGTGCGCTGGGCGATGGCCGGGGTGGGGCGGGCGCGGCAGGAGGCCGCGTGA
- a CDS encoding 2'-5' RNA ligase family protein — protein MSRAHALELVLDPEDDARVRSRWAVLEDAGIPSLGRHRGRTHRPHLTVASSPQPPGEELLTLAGELWSPLLPLRVEVTGLVLLGGRRLTIADLVALPLAARRAQAELVSRWPDADDRPWVPHVTLATRLTTQVAGEALAALSAEAAGPSSGAVGGAPLVLHGLRWWDPDAEAVSAVAGAAA, from the coding sequence GTGAGCCGGGCGCACGCGCTCGAGCTCGTGCTGGACCCCGAGGACGACGCACGGGTGCGGAGCCGCTGGGCGGTGCTGGAGGACGCGGGCATCCCCTCGCTGGGCCGCCACCGGGGCCGCACCCACCGACCGCACCTGACCGTCGCCTCGTCCCCGCAGCCGCCGGGGGAGGAGCTGCTCACCCTCGCCGGTGAGCTGTGGTCGCCGTTGCTCCCGCTCCGGGTGGAGGTCACCGGGCTGGTGCTGCTCGGTGGTCGCCGCCTGACCATCGCCGACCTGGTCGCCCTCCCGCTGGCCGCGCGACGGGCGCAGGCCGAGCTGGTCTCGCGCTGGCCCGACGCCGACGACCGTCCGTGGGTGCCGCACGTGACCCTGGCGACGCGCCTGACGACCCAGGTGGCGGGCGAGGCCCTCGCCGCGCTGTCGGCCGAGGCTGCCGGGCCGAGCAGCGGTGCGGTGGGGGGCGCCCCGCTCGTGCTCCACGGCCTGCGGTGGTGGGACCCGGACGCCGAGGCCGTCAGCGCCGTGGCAGGGGCCGCCGCATGA
- a CDS encoding cryptochrome/photolyase family protein yields the protein MSRGTQVRLVYPHQLHAEQLDVDDDTVLVVVEDDLLYRQFPFHSHKLVLHRAAVRRFVDRAREASLDVEVVESSPERTSGAGLVELVRRLRPDQVSVLDVADDWLGRHCRDQLREGGYELSPEDVLDTPAFLTTREQVHDHFASGGARMQHFYAWQRRRLDVLMDGDQPVGGRWSFDTENRKKLPRGHSVPDPSLGPSRRHTRVDEAVDWVAEHFPDAPGDPSTFCWATSPGEADAALRRFLDERFTQFGPYEDAISVEHPVIFHAALTPALNCGLINPDQVLERALAAADEQDVDLPSLEGFVRQLIGWREYMRATYRIWGRRMRTSNVLEHGRSMPDSWWTGDTGLEPVDLVIRRVLERGYAHHIERLMVLGNALCLLRVHPDEVYRWFMSLFVDAYDWVMVPNVYAMSQFAAGDAITTKPYVSGSNYLRKMSDLPPGDWRQAWDGLYWTFVEDHREVFEANTRANFAVRTWDGMAQEKKQEHRDSAAPWLGR from the coding sequence ATGAGCCGGGGCACGCAGGTACGACTCGTCTACCCGCACCAGCTGCACGCCGAGCAGCTGGACGTCGACGACGACACGGTGCTCGTCGTCGTCGAGGACGACCTGCTCTACCGCCAGTTCCCGTTCCACTCGCACAAGCTGGTCCTGCACCGTGCGGCGGTGCGCAGGTTCGTCGACCGGGCGCGCGAAGCGTCGCTCGACGTCGAGGTCGTCGAGTCCTCGCCCGAGCGCACCAGCGGTGCGGGCCTGGTCGAGCTCGTGCGACGGCTCCGGCCGGACCAGGTCAGCGTCCTCGACGTCGCCGACGACTGGCTCGGGCGGCACTGCCGGGACCAGCTGCGTGAGGGCGGCTACGAGCTGAGTCCGGAGGACGTGCTGGACACACCGGCGTTCCTCACCACCCGGGAGCAGGTCCACGACCACTTCGCGTCCGGCGGAGCCCGGATGCAGCACTTCTACGCGTGGCAGCGACGACGGCTGGACGTGCTCATGGACGGCGACCAGCCGGTCGGCGGCCGGTGGTCGTTCGACACCGAGAACCGCAAGAAGCTGCCCCGGGGGCACTCCGTCCCGGACCCCTCGCTCGGCCCGTCGCGACGGCATACCCGGGTGGACGAGGCGGTCGACTGGGTCGCCGAGCACTTCCCGGACGCCCCCGGCGACCCGTCCACCTTCTGCTGGGCGACCTCACCGGGCGAGGCCGACGCCGCGCTGCGCCGCTTCCTCGACGAGCGGTTCACGCAGTTCGGTCCCTACGAGGACGCCATCAGCGTCGAGCACCCGGTCATCTTCCACGCCGCCCTCACCCCGGCCCTCAACTGCGGTCTCATCAACCCCGACCAGGTGCTGGAGCGTGCTCTCGCAGCCGCCGACGAGCAGGACGTCGACCTGCCCAGTCTGGAGGGGTTCGTCCGCCAGCTCATCGGGTGGCGGGAGTACATGCGGGCGACCTACCGGATCTGGGGACGGCGGATGCGCACCAGCAACGTCCTCGAGCACGGGCGCTCGATGCCGGACTCGTGGTGGACCGGGGACACCGGTCTGGAGCCGGTCGACCTCGTCATCCGTCGGGTGCTGGAGCGGGGCTACGCGCACCACATCGAGCGGCTCATGGTGCTGGGCAACGCGCTGTGCCTCCTGCGCGTGCATCCCGACGAGGTGTACCGGTGGTTCATGTCGCTCTTCGTCGACGCCTACGACTGGGTCATGGTGCCGAACGTGTATGCCATGAGCCAGTTCGCCGCGGGCGACGCGATCACGACCAAGCCCTACGTGTCCGGCAGCAACTACCTCCGGAAGATGTCGGACCTGCCCCCCGGCGACTGGCGACAGGCCTGGGACGGGCTGTACTGGACCTTCGTGGAGGACCACCGCGAGGTGTTCGAGGCGAACACCAGGGCCAACTTCGCGGTCCGCACGTGGGACGGCATGGCGCAGGAGAAGAAGCAGGAGCACCGCGACTCCGCTGCGCCGTGGCTCGGGCGCTAG
- a CDS encoding PPOX class F420-dependent oxidoreductase, whose translation MPRSIATTTDVDRRRLLDFARDRHHLVLITQRQDGRPQASPVTGGVDDEGRLVISTYPERAKTANARRHPEVSVLVLSDDFDDAWVQVDGTCEVLDGEDAVEPLVDYFRCISGEHPDWDEYRQAMRDQGKSLIRVTPTRWSPIATGGFPARLADSDAG comes from the coding sequence ATGCCTCGCTCGATCGCCACCACCACCGACGTCGACCGTCGACGACTCCTCGACTTCGCCCGGGACCGTCACCATCTCGTCCTCATCACCCAGCGTCAGGACGGCCGGCCACAGGCCTCCCCCGTCACCGGCGGGGTGGACGACGAGGGTCGACTGGTCATCTCCACCTATCCCGAGCGGGCCAAGACCGCGAACGCCCGGCGTCACCCCGAGGTGAGCGTGCTCGTGCTGTCCGACGACTTCGACGACGCCTGGGTCCAGGTCGACGGCACCTGCGAGGTCCTCGACGGGGAGGACGCCGTCGAGCCCCTCGTCGACTACTTCCGCTGCATCTCCGGCGAGCACCCGGACTGGGACGAGTACCGTCAGGCCATGCGCGACCAGGGCAAGTCCCTCATCCGGGTCACCCCGACGCGCTGGTCGCCGATCGCCACCGGCGGGTTCCCCGCCCGGCTCGCCGACTCCGACGCGGGCTGA